From the genome of Mycobacterium dioxanotrophicus, one region includes:
- a CDS encoding NAD(P)/FAD-dependent oxidoreductase — protein MTVQNIRVAVIGGGYAGVLAANRLQGDAGVDVTLVNPRPRFVERIRLHQLAAGNDDATEAYDTLLGDRVRLLVDGAERIDAAAHRVYLTSGDTLDYDYLLYAVGSTAGVPAAVPGAAEFAYPLSEFEQATRLRSRPQDVALGAPIVVVGGGLTGIEAAAEFAEAGRSVTLVTDVVGASLGESGRRSVVKALTRQGVSIIDGPDILVAAVEPDAVVMADGNRLPSAVTVWTTGFGVPGLAAASGLTTDELGRLRTDETLTSVDDPCVVAAGDAASPSGIPLRMSCQSAGPLGIQAANTVLARINGTEPAVINQAFAGQCVSVGRSLGTVQFCHADDSPRKAFVGGRTGAYVKERVCRATLWAIRREAAKPGSYFWFHGDNRARQLAAAQQETLVIS, from the coding sequence ATGACCGTCCAGAACATCCGCGTCGCAGTGATCGGCGGCGGCTACGCCGGGGTGCTGGCCGCCAACCGGTTGCAGGGCGACGCGGGCGTCGACGTGACTCTGGTCAACCCGCGACCGCGGTTCGTCGAACGGATTCGCCTGCACCAACTGGCGGCGGGCAACGACGATGCCACCGAGGCCTACGACACCCTGCTGGGCGACCGGGTGCGGCTGCTCGTCGACGGCGCCGAGCGCATCGACGCGGCCGCCCACCGGGTGTACCTCACCTCCGGCGACACGCTCGACTACGACTACCTGCTGTACGCCGTTGGCAGCACCGCCGGCGTGCCGGCTGCGGTGCCGGGCGCTGCCGAATTCGCTTATCCACTCAGCGAATTCGAGCAGGCCACCCGGCTGCGCAGCCGGCCGCAGGACGTCGCGCTCGGGGCGCCGATCGTCGTCGTGGGCGGCGGGCTGACCGGCATCGAGGCCGCCGCGGAGTTCGCCGAGGCGGGCCGCTCCGTCACCCTGGTCACCGATGTCGTCGGCGCCTCGCTGGGTGAATCCGGCCGCCGTTCGGTGGTCAAAGCGCTGACCCGGCAGGGCGTGTCGATCATCGACGGGCCCGACATCCTGGTCGCCGCCGTCGAGCCGGATGCCGTGGTGATGGCCGACGGGAACCGACTGCCCAGTGCCGTGACGGTGTGGACCACCGGCTTCGGGGTGCCCGGCCTGGCCGCCGCCAGCGGCCTGACGACCGATGAACTGGGCCGGCTGCGCACCGACGAAACCCTCACCAGCGTGGACGATCCGTGCGTCGTCGCCGCCGGGGACGCCGCGTCACCATCGGGCATCCCGCTGCGGATGAGCTGCCAGTCCGCCGGACCGCTGGGCATCCAGGCCGCCAACACCGTGCTGGCACGGATCAACGGCACCGAACCCGCGGTGATCAACCAGGCGTTCGCCGGGCAGTGCGTCAGCGTCGGGCGCAGCCTGGGCACCGTGCAGTTCTGCCACGCCGACGACAGCCCACGCAAGGCCTTCGTGGGCGGCCGTACCGGTGCGTACGTCAAGGAGCGGGTGTGCCGAGCCACGCTGTGGGCCATCCGTCGCGAGGCTGCAAAACCAGGCTCCTACTTCTGGTTCCACGGCGACAACCGGGCGCGGCAACTCGCGGCGGCGCAGCAGGAGACACTGGTCATCTCATGA
- a CDS encoding RNA polymerase sigma-70 factor, with amino-acid sequence MSTPSTGNSTEHAERFTHLRPLLFTIAYEILGTATESDDVLQESYLRWAEVDLAGVTDTKAYLAQLVTRQALNALRAQSRRREDYVGPWLPEPLLLETRDGAADVVLAESVSMAMLVVLETLSPDERAVFVLREVFGFSHDEIASAVDKSASAVRQMAHRAREHVQTRRKRFDPVDPQLSTEVTQRFFTAAATGDVNVLLELLAPDVVWTADSDGKRSAARRPVSGAQSVAKLVMGLMRFVGQGGRFEPTTYNNAPAYKLYLEDSFEGVVTVEVVDGKITHFYAMRNPDKLTGVDIPRVISR; translated from the coding sequence ATGAGTACACCCAGCACAGGCAACTCGACCGAGCACGCCGAGCGGTTCACGCATCTGAGGCCGCTCCTGTTCACCATCGCCTACGAAATACTGGGCACAGCAACGGAATCCGACGATGTGCTGCAGGAGAGTTACCTGCGCTGGGCCGAGGTCGACCTGGCAGGCGTGACCGACACCAAGGCCTATCTGGCCCAGTTGGTCACGCGCCAGGCGCTCAACGCTTTGCGGGCCCAATCCCGTAGGCGCGAGGACTATGTCGGCCCCTGGCTGCCCGAGCCGCTGCTGTTGGAGACGCGCGACGGCGCCGCCGACGTGGTGCTGGCCGAGTCAGTGTCCATGGCCATGCTGGTGGTCCTGGAGACGCTGAGCCCCGACGAGCGTGCGGTGTTCGTCCTGCGCGAGGTGTTCGGCTTCAGTCACGACGAAATCGCCTCGGCGGTAGACAAATCCGCGAGCGCGGTGCGGCAGATGGCACACCGGGCCCGCGAGCACGTGCAAACGCGACGCAAACGGTTCGATCCCGTGGATCCGCAGCTTTCGACGGAGGTCACCCAGCGGTTCTTCACCGCGGCGGCCACCGGCGACGTGAATGTGCTGTTGGAATTGCTCGCGCCAGATGTGGTGTGGACGGCCGACAGCGACGGTAAGCGCAGCGCGGCACGACGGCCGGTGTCGGGAGCGCAATCGGTGGCGAAGTTGGTGATGGGGCTGATGCGGTTCGTCGGGCAGGGCGGCCGCTTCGAACCGACCACCTACAACAACGCCCCGGCGTACAAGCTGTACCTCGAGGACAGCTTCGAGGGCGTGGTCACCGTCGAGGTCGTGGACGGCAAGATCACCCACTTCTACGCCATGCGCAACCCGGACAAGCTGACAGGCGTCGACATCCCGCGCGTGATCAGCCGCTGA